The window aaaaatatatatatctcattGTAGTTCAAACTATTTATCAAATCTATATGTTTTTATCATATGATTTAGTAAAGTgaatgttaatattttattttatatttttaaattttaaaggttttttttttagttttaattgtacttttaatttttaaaatctcttATTATATTGATCTTGAATTAGTTTTTacggtaaaaataaaataaaaattgtcaatTGATAATATTAATCTCATAAGTAAAATGTCatatttaggaaataattatttgactaGTAAAAAAGTACATGTATATTACAAACCGACAAAAGTCTTCCATCTTTAACAGTAACAATAACGGCTacattatgaaagaaaatcccAACACAAATCATGTTCCAAAACAAATTCTGTTCCATGAGTTTAAATCAATGAACCAAAGAATAAGTAGCTTATACGCACTTTGGTTGACAAAAGAAGAGCAAGGACTAATTCACAGAAttcaataaattgaaaaatcaaatgcaAGGGCAATTATCATTCAGAACTATTCATCCCCAGTTAGATAAAAACCTAAGGGACcaaatcaagaaaagaaagtCATAAAAATGTCCTACTCTTTCTATCTGAATCTTCCCTTACTCCGactaaatttcatttaaaatgatgGTAATCATACCATAAGCAGAACAGGGGCTTACACCACATCATTCAATATTCCTAGATGATTACATCAGATTCTATTTctcatcaaggaagaaaatgtTATGATCCACAAAACAGAGCAGAGGCCTGTGCCATGTAAAAACATAACTTCAAGTAGCTAGACTATCTTTGATCGGTGGGAAGATGAATATACCTATTTCTCATTGGTGTTTAAAGTCTCAAGGAATAAAATTAGAGGGATGAAAAAATGCTGTTGTGGGGCAGCTGTCCATGGACTTCAAGCATCCCATCCAAAGGTCAAGGGCTCCCAGACCATGGAATTCAGGGAAGGTTTCTGAGAAGTGTAACTTGAGTTATCACATGAAGTTGTCTTGGACTAGCTTCTTCAGTTCCTCCAGTTTCTGGATGATTTTTGGGTTCATCAAGTCCCTAGCTTCCCTTATGAGAGTGCCTTCTCTGCTGAAATGAAATGCATCCACCACGGTCTGCATCCAGGTGTGCAGCTTCTCTGGGGTCCTGTTAGTAGTCAAATTGGTCTTTTGtcaagttattaaaaaataaaaaataaaaattgaagatcaagaaaggaaaagataggaaagaaaataaaaagaagctaAAAACAACTAAACAGGTGAAACATCTAAAAAGTAATAACAAATAGATTTGTACGTCATGTGATTTCAGCCGGTAGCAAAATCATGAGTGGTTCCTCCAAAGCCAATAAGTGGCACAACCAGAAAATCCTATCCATCCATACagaattgttttcttctttatgaATCACTTGCAGAAAACGGATCCACTTAAAAGAACTGATCACAAGCGAATTTCCTCAAATGAGAACCACAAAAAGGATGGGCTTTCAATAACTCACTAGGGACATTTAAGCCATTAGCCTTCCCAATCCAAAAATAAGTGAATTTAGTTTCAAGACaagagtaaaaaaaatagaggaattaTGTTTCAAATACATACGTGTACAGGCAGTCTACGTCCTTTCCTTCAATTTCGTCTCCTGGGGTAAATGCATCTTTCAAGGCAGACATTTTCTCCTCCGGATCCTCAATTGTGAGAAGATACTTAAGTATTCTAATCTCTTTTGGCATTAGCCTCTGAAGGTTACCTCTCGCAGTTGTGTACAAATGAAACAATACATCTTTTACCTGTGATgcaataaaacaattaataatgtAAAACATAGGAGGGGTCAGACACTGGATATAAGCTAAAATCATGTCATTTGTTTAAAGTGAGTGTTCATTTCATTGTACAGCAATTGAAATGAGTGTGTTAGGATGCATCATGCATGTATAAGAGTTATAGGACTTTCAGAGATGATATCGGTTCAATCCTcctatcattatttttgtgcAGATTCCAATTTAATTTGTACAGAAAGATGAAATAAGAACACTCAAATATTTGATTAGATTCCCACAATATAACTCAGTGACAGAGACATGCTATGCCCAGGGGACAATGCCCCcctcaaatttttgaaaaatacactTGCAAATAATGGCTTATGATCCCAGGCCCAGGATCATGCAAAATATACATGGCTACCTCTAGATATGTTGGTCTCATTTTGCCCTCCTAAAACTAAAGTTCATATCTTGCACCCCCTCAAATATTTCCCTGGCTCCGCCATTGATATAACTGAATTAGTGCTTCCCAATCCAAATAGAAAAGCAGAGTTGCTGGAAGCCTGGAACCACAAACCAGACAAGTTTCACTATTTTGGGACCACAATTTTCTGTACCAGTTTCTGGTTCCAACCCAATCTGAATATATCACATGCACAAGGTCAAAAGATTTGAAGCAGCACTAGACCTTAATTTTGTATGAAATCATGGATAATCACTCCACACATCAAGGCTCCTTTGAAAATTTCTATCTCATTCTCTCATGCGCTGTGCCATTTCTTCCAAAAGTAGTGGCAGAAAAAGTCCTCTTTCTGGTATGGGTAGAATTTCCATCATATTCTAATGGATGGTACAAAAGATGCAGTAGATCAAATAGTTTGAATATATAGAAAATTCTTCAGGTTCCAGCATCAGGTAACCAGAATTTTATAAGGTGATAGACCAaacttgatgaataaattaagaCTTAATGAATGGATTAATACAAAGAtaactttattgaaaaattaatgtaaatataGGCATTTTCTGATGGCAGACTTCAATCTACCTCATCTTTCGTCATGTTCGACTCCTTAGCAGCTGACCAAGCTTTTGTGATCATCAGCACCAATGCTGAATCAAGTTGATTTTTCTCAGCCAAACTGTCTATTTTCCTGCAAGCAACATCTAGAGAAGGAGAATTGAGAATATCTTGGAACTTCAACTCTGCAGCATTCAGTGCTTCAATACTTTCAGATGCTGTATCATAGGTCTGTACAGCAGCCAAACACATGTTGCCCAGCTTCGCTAACGCTGCTCAAACAAAAACAGAGAAACAGTGTCAGTGTCAAttgcaaaacaaaaatacatattaCAAGGGTGATAACTAGGATTGAAAACCAGGCTAGGGTACAATTATAGGCCAATCAGGTCAGACTGGGCCTGATTATACTTTCTTGTTGAGCTTTTGTAAGGAAAATCAGGCCTCTTAGGAATTCCCAGTGGTAATAATAGTCATGGCATTTATTCCTCATAACTTAATCTAGGGGTGATCTTCCAGCTTGTTGTTAAAGGGGTTTGAGTTAGAGCATTGCAGGTAACAAATTATGGGTGTTTTTCTGCACAGACAGGTTTGATTTATCCAACCATTGCGCAGACATGTTCAGCCATTTGTGTGGTGGATATCTTGTGCTGTGTCTTTGCACTTATACCATTAGAATCGAGCACTACCATAAATTGTGAAGAAATGGATTGGGAAACATGATTATTTGCATTCAATCACTTGATCTCATATAACTTTTTATATCACtatcaaaaatttttaaaaaaatgaattagatCTTCTGGCAGCATTTAGTCTAtatcattagaaaaaaaaataataataataattaactcCAACAACTAATGCACCACACCGATGAAGAATTCAAAAAGtgcaattcaaaaaaatatatatataaaaaaattaaaaaataagaagcaTTTAGTATCACCATTTTGCTCAGTTGGATTGTCATGATATGATTCTGCTACTGTGTGAAGATGCACAAAGAATTCTTTTGTGAAGTCCTTCCGACGCTTGGCAACAACTGCACTGATGTCAGCTGGTGGCGTTCCCTTTATCACTTCCAAAAGCTCATTATGTCTTTTCACATCTTCATCAATCTGAAGAAAGCAGCAGTTTCCagtaaattctaaaatattaacaTGAACTCAAACCAAAGGTAGAACAAATAGGAACATGCCTAATTCAAccacaaactaaaattttttcacaaaatattcCAATGTAACACAAGCCTTGGATTTCTTGGGCCAAAAACTTAATAGGGAGAACAAATTGCTGAACTTTCCTATTACATGTGGAAGCATCCAGATAATACACTCTTTCAATTGAATCTCAAAGAAAGATCTTCCAAGGGGAGGAAGAAAATTAACAGGACTAGGGTGCTTCCAAAACCACAGAATAGAATCAACAAGGTTGAACCTCCCCTCACTGAAGTTATCAATGTTCTTCTAAGAAGGTCAATTGTGGAATTGTACCACTCACCTCTTTTAGCTTCCTGCCAAGACGGAGTAGACTGTGTTTCTTCCCAGGATCCCCTTCACTATCTGCTCGGTCCTGACAGCGCCTGTAGAAATGAGGACGGATATTACTCCATTCCTTGCTGAAAGCTAACAACCTTCTCCAATCAGTTGGAGTGGGCTTGTCTACCATGAAAACCTCAATTAGCTTATCACAAACACGAATCATTTTATGGTTGTCCAAGCACTCGGGATCATCTTTCCCATCTCTCTTTTCACCATATCCTATGACATCTTTATCAACTGTCGGATCAGATGAACTGGAAAATGACAAAGGTTCTCCAGAACTGCGGCTTGGTACTGCAGTTGTATCGCCAACAACAGATGCAACAGATGAGTGCTGCAGTCTGATTGGATTAACCAGCAAGCGACGACCTGGCATTTCACAGCAGTTATAGATTACAAAATACTTGGCTCCAACCCCCGGGTTTATCACAATTATCCACACATACAAAACTATATATTTCTAGTAGGTGagtaaaattgtaaaataaatatttgcaaTGGCCAAGCCATAAAATAAGAATTGAGAACAAGAAATCAGTAAGTTTCATGACAGCCACCAATTCTGAAGCATTAAATGTTTGAAgcataaacaaaatttaacaaataaacaaacatatgGAGGACATAATATGGAAGCTATAAAGCATCACCAATACTGTTTTCAGTCATCCTTATTTGCTATCATTCAAATCAACCACCACCCACATATTAAAAGTAGCTATATCTCAAAAAATTTAGCAACATAATGGAAACAGAAACTCCATGCATTCACTCAACACATGATCCCGGAGTTCCAGCCAGAAGTGAATAGGGGAAAAGGAACAGAAAACTCAGAACCTAACTATTGCTACTCCACTCCATCATGTTACAAcagttaaaatttaaatttcttttgtcCCAtgttttctcggcaaccaaacagaacacAACTCTTTTCCTTGTCCCACACTTCCACTTCCAATGGACCGAGTTCCAATAATTATACTATTCAAATTtctaaaacattaattaaacaTCGAAAATTTCCATAACCTTCCGTTTGGTTGTccagaaaagaaaggaaagtgtTTTTCAGGTTTCCAAAACCAACCAAACTCAACTAagcaaaaaaattgtatttagaaCACTTAGTGGGGAGGTATTGGTGAAAATTTTCCACTAAAAATATggtttattttctctttatttcctTAGCAATCAAACGGAGGATACGGAAAAGAAATATCGAATTACCTTCGACTTTACGAGTGAAACAAAGATTTCGTCTTGAATTTCTaatgaaagagagagaaggggCTATAACTTGGAAAGAGGAACGTGCCTGGAGAGTCGTAGAAGCCAACTCCATTGATGGGAAAAGTTTTTTGGGGGTTTAGGGTCAGTTACAGTTTCAGGGAGGGTTTTACAGAACAGAATTCGAGGACTGGTAGAGATAATCCCAACCGTTGGTTTATGCAGACGCACAGGTCAATCCTCGAAACGACGTCGTCGCTTCAGAACAATGATAATGAGGCATACGGGACATGTTAACGTAGCATATCTAATACCTAAATAAACGTGGAAGCAACCTAGCCAGGCGGTGGACAATATACACAccaagattttttttcccaccACTATCAAACGGCGTCGTTTTAAAGAATATGAACGTTAAAAAACTTGAAAGCGCTTCGAAAGACTATTACATTTTCTGCCTAGCTGTTGCAGAACTCGAACTGCTATTTTGCGGGAAATTGAAGCCATTCCTGCCATGCTCGCACCGCAAATTACTCTCTTTCAACCGCCTTCCCTGTTCACCATTCGAAGGTCTCAATTACCGGAGCCGAGAAAGAACTCGAAAACATGGAAGAGTAACTGCAAAAGTCCcacaaattttctttgcttttctttgaaAACTTCTTCTTCCATGACCGAATTTTCTAATTCTTGCAAGTTTTTGAGCTCCCATAAAAACCCAGATGCCGGTTTTTTAAATGTTCAACCAATTGTTGGACATGTCAATGCCAATTTGCTCGCGTTTTGGCTTCAGTCGTGTTGTACAGTAAGAGAAGTTAGAAGGGTACATGCAGTTGTTTTAAAGTGTCTGGATAACTCTGTGACATATGtcaataataatttgattagTGCTTATTTGAGATTCGGGAAGTTAGTGGAGGCTCGCAAGGTGTTTGACAAAATGCCGGAGCGAAATGTTGTTTCTTGGACTGCTGTTGTTAATGGGTATTCGAGATATGGTTTTGATGATGAAGCATTGAGGTTATTCAATGATTGTATTGAGAATGGCGTTCGAGCAAATGGTAAGACTTTTGTTTGTGTTCTGAATTTGTGTAGTAAGAGATTGGATTTTGAGCTTGGAAGGCAAATTCATGCTTGTATTGTGAAAGATAACTGGAGGAACTTGATTGTTGATA is drawn from Vitis riparia cultivar Riparia Gloire de Montpellier isolate 1030 chromosome 18, EGFV_Vit.rip_1.0, whole genome shotgun sequence and contains these coding sequences:
- the LOC117907895 gene encoding uncharacterized protein At4g37920, which produces MELASTTLQARSSFQVIAPSLSFIRNSRRNLCFTRKVEGRRLLVNPIRLQHSSVASVVGDTTAVPSRSSGEPLSFSSSSDPTVDKDVIGYGEKRDGKDDPECLDNHKMIRVCDKLIEVFMVDKPTPTDWRRLLAFSKEWSNIRPHFYRRCQDRADSEGDPGKKHSLLRLGRKLKEIDEDVKRHNELLEVIKGTPPADISAVVAKRRKDFTKEFFVHLHTVAESYHDNPTEQNALAKLGNMCLAAVQTYDTASESIEALNAAELKFQDILNSPSLDVACRKIDSLAEKNQLDSALVLMITKAWSAAKESNMTKDEVKDVLFHLYTTARGNLQRLMPKEIRILKYLLTIEDPEEKMSALKDAFTPGDEIEGKDVDCLYTTPEKLHTWMQTVVDAFHFSREGTLIREARDLMNPKIIQKLEELKKLVQDNFM